The Toxorhynchites rutilus septentrionalis strain SRP chromosome 3, ASM2978413v1, whole genome shotgun sequence genome includes a region encoding these proteins:
- the LOC129776471 gene encoding COP9 signalosome complex subunit 4: protein MAISPSAIRSQLAALTNSSGIHKEQADKYRALLEQILLNTGNELVDTLKIFIEAIVNEHVSLVISRQILSEVSTHLTKLPDDISKAVSHFTLDKVQPRVISFEEQVACIRQHLAQIYERNQNWKEAANVLGGIPLETGQKPYSLDYKLETYLKIARLYLEDEDPVQAEAFINRASILQADTKDEKLQILYKVCYARVLDYRRKFIEAAQRYNELSYRTIVDEGERMTALKKALICTVLASAGQQRSRMLATLFKDERCQHLPAYSILEKMYLDRIIRRSELQDFEALLQAHQKASTIDGSTILDRAVFEHNLLSASKLYNNITFDELGSLLEIAPPKAERIASQMITEGRMNGYIDQIDGVVHFETREILPQWDKQIQSLCYQVNGLIEKISAAEPEWIAKIMDEEMCT, encoded by the exons ATGGCAATCTCTCCAAGTGCAATTCGCAGTCAGCTTGCAGCGTTGACCAATTCGTCGGGGATACACAAAGAACAAGCTGACAAATATCGTGCTTTGCTGGAGCAAATTCTGTTAAATACTGGTAACGAATTAGTGGACACATTAAAAATATTCATCGAAGCGA tcgTTAATGAGCATGTAAGCTTGGTTATTTCTCGGCAAATACTATCAGAAGTTAGCACTCATCTAACAAAATTGCCCGATGATATTTCGAAAGCAGTCTCACATTTCACCCTTGATAAGGTACAACCTCGAGTGATCTCATTCGAAGAACAAGTTGCTTGTATCCGGCAGCACTTGGCTCAAATCTATGAGCGAAACCAAAACTGGAAAGAGGCTGCAAATGTGTTGGGTGGAATCCCGCTGGAAACCGGTCAAAA ACCCTATTCACTGGACTACAAACTGGAAACGTACCTCAAAATTGCGCGTCTTTACTTAGAGGACGAAGATCCGGTACAGGCGGAGGCATTCATCAATCGTGCTTCTATCCTGCAAGCGGATACGAAGGATGAAAAATTACAGATTCTGTACAAGGTTTGCTATGCCCGTGTTCTTGACTATCGCCGTAAGTTTATTGAAGCTGCCCAACGATACAACGAACTATCTTATCGTACCATTGTGGATGAGGGTGAACGAATGACAGCTCTCAAGAAAGCACTGATTTGTACCGTGTTGGCTTCGGCAGGACAACAAAGATCACGTATGTTAGCTACTCTCTTCAAGGATGAACGTTGCCAACATTTGCCGGCATATtcgattttggaaaaaatgtatttGGATCGTATAATTCGTCGATCAGAGCTGCAGGATTTTGAAGCTCTGCTTCAAGCTCATCAGAAGGCATCAACCATTGATGGGTCCACAATTCTCGATCGCGCTGTGTTTGAACACAATTTGCTGTCGGCTAGTAAACTGTACAACAACATTACTTTTGATGAGTTGGGTTCGCTGTTGGAGATAGCACCACCCAAAGCGGAACGAATTGCAAGTCAAATGATCACTGAAGGACGCATGAACGGTTACATCGATCAGATCGATGGTGTTGTTCATTTCGAAA CTCGAGAAATTCTGCCGCAGTGGGATAAACAAATACAAAGTCTCTGCTATCAAGTGAATGGTTTGATCGAAAAAATAAGCGCAGCCGAGCCGGAGTGGATTGCCAAGATTATGGATGAGGAAATGTGCACTTGA